The following are from one region of the Paenibacillus sp. KS-LC4 genome:
- a CDS encoding cell wall hydrolase: protein MAVIKTNAEDTKMLARLMRAEAEGEGELGMLMVGNVGVNRVLGNCLDFRNIRSIPQMVFQSPGGFEATQKGYFYQKARDRDIRLAERVIGGERQHPASNALWFFRPAAGCPDTWYNQSNSGRYKAHCFFVPTQANCPSVY from the coding sequence GTGGCAGTCATCAAGACAAATGCAGAGGATACGAAGATGCTGGCTAGACTGATGCGCGCAGAAGCGGAAGGGGAAGGCGAGCTTGGCATGCTGATGGTTGGCAATGTTGGCGTCAACCGCGTACTAGGCAATTGCCTCGATTTTAGAAATATTCGCTCCATCCCGCAGATGGTGTTTCAAAGCCCCGGTGGCTTTGAGGCAACCCAAAAAGGCTATTTCTATCAAAAAGCGCGCGATCGCGACATCCGGCTCGCCGAGCGCGTCATTGGCGGCGAACGGCAGCATCCAGCGTCGAATGCGCTCTGGTTTTTCCGCCCCGCTGCTGGCTGTCCCGACACCTGGTACAATCAGTCAAACAGCGGCCGCTACAAAGCCCACTGCTTCTTCGTGCCAACCCAGGCTAATTGTCCAAGTGTATATTAG
- a CDS encoding transglutaminase-like domain-containing protein — MTEWIQAGSQSMMEPVTAAVLLVLLVSLIQGLIRGASGSARRLFFFVWESIVIVACLVLASHWAGKLSPVAADMLRKHVIVPSRALGPIEQAWYTLITSIRDFALLRYVLLFLVIYMLLRVAASGLNPLFELLFRRKAHVDGDGRQQERRMTLPRQRAASRAFGALLGGIHGAGRAFIFLAVLFVYVSLLPSGVGAQMIKQSPLYTQAAVLLEPVAGDMLAGRGPVLAEAMQAEFQNILQRKYEVIDYAIPASIEQAAVQIVKDAKTDEEKARALYEWLGTRIAYDWDKARQYEEQGIWQEQSPQNTFDTRKGVCIDVARLYDMMARAVDVEVRVVTGLGADGKGGYGPHAWNEVRIDGKWLPLDATWASSGNWFNSPDFEQTHIRDKQLSI, encoded by the coding sequence ATGACGGAATGGATTCAGGCAGGCAGCCAAAGCATGATGGAGCCTGTCACTGCTGCCGTTCTCCTGGTGCTCCTTGTCTCACTCATTCAGGGATTGATTAGGGGCGCATCGGGATCGGCGAGGCGCCTTTTCTTTTTTGTGTGGGAAAGCATCGTCATCGTCGCTTGTCTTGTCCTCGCCTCGCATTGGGCGGGCAAGCTTTCGCCCGTTGCAGCGGATATGCTGAGGAAGCATGTTATCGTCCCTAGCAGAGCGCTGGGGCCGATTGAGCAGGCATGGTACACACTGATAACGAGCATAAGGGATTTTGCGCTGCTGCGTTATGTGCTGCTCTTTCTAGTCATTTATATGCTGCTGCGAGTTGCTGCCTCCGGGCTTAACCCATTGTTTGAGCTCTTATTTAGACGAAAGGCTCATGTAGACGGAGATGGCCGCCAGCAGGAGCGACGGATGACTCTCCCAAGACAGCGGGCGGCAAGCCGCGCTTTTGGGGCATTGTTAGGCGGTATCCATGGAGCAGGCCGAGCCTTCATTTTCCTTGCTGTGCTGTTCGTGTACGTGTCCTTGCTGCCGAGTGGCGTTGGAGCACAGATGATCAAGCAGTCGCCGCTGTATACGCAGGCTGCTGTATTGCTGGAACCGGTGGCGGGGGATATGCTCGCTGGACGCGGTCCTGTGTTAGCCGAAGCGATGCAGGCAGAATTCCAAAATATTTTACAGCGAAAATATGAAGTGATTGATTATGCTATACCAGCAAGCATTGAGCAGGCGGCGGTGCAGATCGTCAAGGATGCAAAAACGGATGAAGAGAAGGCAAGAGCGCTATATGAGTGGTTAGGAACGCGAATTGCGTATGATTGGGACAAGGCGCGCCAATACGAGGAGCAGGGCATTTGGCAGGAGCAATCTCCGCAAAACACATTTGATACGCGAAAAGGTGTTTGCATTGATGTTGCGAGATTGTATGACATGATGGCGCGAGCGGTAGACGTCGAGGTGCGGGTCGTAACGGGGCTTGGCGCAGATGGGAAGGGCGGCTATGGCCCCCATGCGTGGAATGAAGTGCGTATAGATGGAAAATGGCTGCCGCTTGATGCAACTTGGGCTTCATCGGGCAATTGGTTCAATTCGCCTGATTTTGAGCAGACGCATATTCGGGATAAGCAGCTAAGTATTTAA
- the gerQ gene encoding spore coat protein GerQ, translating into MTNGYGYKTAVNPANTGGYGYPHPMGGQPVPMPTPMPMPAMMQPMMGGQMPAMQQVAGMQAMQPMPVNVPSGSFVTPSGGNVVTVPIVEESYVENILRLNRGKMATFYMTYENNREWNAKTFRGIIEAAGRDHIIISDPTTGMRYLLLSINLDYVTFDGPINYEYPFQGGMITNSTPLNTSRD; encoded by the coding sequence ATGACGAATGGTTATGGTTACAAAACAGCGGTTAATCCAGCAAATACAGGGGGCTATGGCTATCCTCATCCGATGGGCGGGCAGCCCGTGCCAATGCCAACGCCGATGCCGATGCCAGCAATGATGCAGCCGATGATGGGGGGCCAAATGCCTGCCATGCAGCAGGTAGCGGGTATGCAAGCGATGCAGCCGATGCCGGTTAACGTCCCTAGCGGCTCCTTCGTAACCCCATCAGGCGGCAATGTAGTTACCGTTCCAATCGTAGAGGAATCATACGTAGAAAACATTTTACGGCTTAACCGTGGCAAAATGGCCACCTTCTACATGACATATGAAAACAACCGTGAGTGGAACGCCAAAACATTCCGCGGCATTATAGAGGCGGCAGGTCGCGACCACATTATTATTAGCGATCCAACAACCGGCATGCGCTACCTGCTTCTTTCCATCAATCTGGACTATGTCACCTTTGATGGTCCAATCAATTATGAGTATCCATTTCAAGGCGGCATGATCACAAACAGTACACCGTTAAACACAAGCCGCGACTAG
- the cyoE gene encoding heme o synthase — protein sequence MFKDLIALTKPGLLRLNMFAAVGGFWVASKWQIAWFDLLWMLIGSTLTMASACVINNYWDRELDQKMERTKGRALPTGRLKPLFVLGYGLVLGIIGELVLFIAVNPLTGWLGLLGWFVYIVIYTIWLKRSSTWSTSVGGISGAMPPVIGYCAVTNEVDAGAWLMFALLFLWQPAHFWSLGIRRVEEYRTAGFPLLPVVKGIRRTKLQMIPYVALLIPTCYLMFHYGYTGYVFLVLSIAGSVLWAVHTIRGLRAKDTEKWAKTNFLISVNYLMVVFIVMIVNTVR from the coding sequence GTGTTTAAGGACTTGATAGCATTGACAAAACCAGGTTTGCTTCGGCTCAATATGTTTGCAGCCGTCGGCGGCTTTTGGGTAGCTTCCAAATGGCAAATTGCCTGGTTTGATCTGCTCTGGATGCTGATTGGCTCAACGCTCACGATGGCGTCTGCTTGCGTCATTAATAATTATTGGGATCGTGAGCTGGATCAGAAGATGGAGAGAACGAAAGGACGAGCTTTGCCGACAGGGCGCTTGAAGCCGCTGTTTGTGCTTGGATACGGCCTTGTGCTTGGCATTATTGGGGAATTGGTGCTGTTTATAGCCGTTAATCCGTTGACGGGCTGGTTAGGGCTTTTGGGCTGGTTCGTATATATCGTTATTTATACGATTTGGTTGAAGCGCAGCTCCACTTGGAGTACATCGGTAGGTGGAATTTCGGGAGCGATGCCTCCGGTAATCGGTTATTGCGCAGTCACGAATGAAGTGGATGCAGGAGCTTGGCTCATGTTCGCTTTATTATTTTTATGGCAGCCGGCTCATTTCTGGTCGCTTGGCATTAGACGCGTGGAGGAATATCGCACGGCTGGCTTCCCTCTGCTGCCTGTCGTTAAAGGGATTAGACGCACCAAGCTGCAAATGATTCCTTATGTAGCGCTGCTTATACCTACATGTTATCTCATGTTCCATTATGGCTATACCGGCTATGTCTTTCTAGTGTTGTCGATTGCAGGCAGTGTATTGTGGGCGGTTCACACGATTCGCGGCCTTAGGGCGAAGGATACGGAAAAATGGGCAAAAACGAATTTTCTTATCTCAGTCAACTACTTAATGGTTGTATTCATTGTAATGATCGTTAATACGGTAAGGTGA
- a CDS encoding AEC family transporter, with protein MAIFYHILWSNIAPLTLMIAIGFSMQRLFSLDIKTLSKLNFYVFSPAVIFQLLRTTELEMSLIWKVLLFVVIFMVLQAIAVEIVVKMRGLKGGMRGSMRNSVLFYNSANYGIPLNQLAFAGNPMTLAVQILVMTTQSFLPNTYGIYSVNAHKLSLRDTLKTIFSMPIIYVIPLAFLLKGLDVELPQPLQMPIEYLANAFIGTALITLGVQLGSMKWQFDKRLLGNVLLSNGLRLIGGPLLAALAIWLISATGLFVFDKLTTAALIVSASVPTSLSSVLLAVEFDNEPEFASQAVFLSTVLSIVTVSFVIFILHI; from the coding sequence ATGGCTATCTTTTATCATATTTTATGGAGTAACATTGCGCCGCTTACATTGATGATAGCTATAGGCTTCTCAATGCAGCGGCTTTTTTCTTTAGATATTAAAACCTTGTCCAAGCTGAATTTTTACGTTTTTTCGCCAGCGGTTATTTTTCAGCTGCTGCGTACGACAGAGCTTGAAATGAGCCTTATTTGGAAGGTGCTGCTGTTTGTCGTTATCTTTATGGTGCTGCAAGCTATAGCCGTAGAAATCGTTGTGAAAATGCGAGGGCTTAAGGGAGGCATGCGCGGCTCCATGCGTAACAGCGTGCTATTCTATAATAGCGCTAATTACGGCATACCGCTTAATCAACTGGCGTTTGCCGGAAACCCGATGACGCTGGCGGTACAAATATTAGTCATGACGACGCAGTCCTTTTTGCCGAATACGTATGGCATCTACAGCGTGAACGCTCATAAGCTGTCCTTGCGCGATACGCTGAAGACGATTTTCTCCATGCCGATCATTTATGTCATTCCGCTCGCATTTCTGCTGAAAGGGCTTGACGTAGAGCTGCCGCAGCCGCTGCAAATGCCGATTGAATATTTGGCAAATGCGTTTATTGGAACGGCCCTCATTACGCTCGGCGTCCAGCTAGGCAGCATGAAATGGCAATTCGACAAGCGTCTGCTTGGCAATGTGCTGCTGTCGAACGGGCTTCGCTTGATTGGAGGCCCGCTGCTCGCAGCTCTTGCTATTTGGTTGATCAGCGCCACAGGGCTGTTCGTATTCGATAAGCTGACGACGGCGGCGCTAATCGTGTCAGCCTCGGTGCCTACCTCGCTTAGCAGCGTGCTGCTGGCGGTGGAGTTCGACAATGAGCCGGAGTTTGCTTCTCAGGCGGTGTTTTTGTCAACGGTGCTGAGCATTGTGACGGTATCGTTCGTTATTTTCATCCTTCATATTTAA
- a CDS encoding penicillin-binding transpeptidase domain-containing protein yields the protein MSRLTDDPQKREINNKRHFSFRLNLFFFIVFGLFSVLIIQLAILQFVEGPTLSAAGSKKSTRNVKIAPIRGNIYDSEGKAIAYSTSTQSLYFSIPPNYKTEELKKLATEEATRLVEVFDKYGDPALKMTVEDVIMQMDLGFRLNTISTPRRIKTGLTNEEIAYFLGNKSSFVGLDIMEESVRHYSQDTTAVQLVGYLKKYKGVRENLDFYGEKAQEKDPQLQYLEDEEVGFDGLELLYQDILRGKNGLKSYPVNNQEVIVGPVQITNPEKGDDLYLTINRGVQQTTEQAIMDQIKKISTSSISAERAPYAKIGFAVAMEVETGKVIAMASMPDYDPNIWAGGSISQKDYDNIENVVNNGTITEIYPKYDSDEERKSHPSSLVPPGSTLKPLSVLIGLNEGLFTTESIYNDTGLFTFGKAGHEVPIRNAGGHVYGALDPAKAIEKSSNPFMAAMIGSRLNQKYPGIEGIDIWDKYMKEFGLGVSTESGLRMEKKGSVDYYHEFETASAQSALIRASFGQQARYTALQLAQYVTMLANHGKRMKPQFVNEIKDSEGNVVQAFEPVVLNTVEFPDAYWKEIEKGMGKVGVQGFDGVSYTFNRKTGTAQSSVKGRTADNGVFIAYAPADKPKLAVAVIMPDGGFGGWAAAPVARKIFDAYDYEIGLNGVPGKAKDAVASTDTNAAGTEATVQ from the coding sequence GTGAGCAGGTTGACGGATGATCCACAGAAAAGGGAAATTAACAATAAACGCCATTTTTCCTTTCGCCTGAACTTATTTTTCTTTATCGTTTTCGGTTTGTTCAGCGTACTGATTATTCAATTGGCTATTTTGCAGTTTGTTGAAGGTCCGACGCTTAGCGCGGCAGGCAGCAAGAAAAGCACGCGAAATGTGAAGATCGCGCCGATTCGCGGCAATATTTATGATTCTGAAGGCAAGGCCATTGCGTATTCGACCTCAACGCAGTCGCTTTATTTCAGCATACCGCCCAATTATAAGACGGAGGAACTGAAGAAGCTGGCTACAGAGGAAGCGACCAGACTTGTAGAGGTGTTTGATAAATACGGAGACCCCGCCCTGAAAATGACGGTGGAAGATGTCATTATGCAGATGGATTTAGGATTCAGGCTCAATACCATTTCAACGCCAAGACGTATAAAGACAGGACTGACAAATGAGGAAATCGCTTATTTTCTCGGCAACAAGAGCAGCTTTGTTGGCTTAGATATTATGGAAGAGAGTGTGCGTCACTATAGTCAGGATACGACGGCGGTTCAGCTCGTCGGATACTTGAAAAAATATAAAGGTGTACGCGAAAACTTGGATTTTTATGGAGAAAAGGCGCAGGAAAAAGACCCTCAGCTCCAATACTTGGAGGATGAAGAGGTAGGATTTGACGGCCTTGAGCTATTATATCAAGATATTTTACGTGGTAAAAACGGGCTGAAAAGCTATCCGGTCAACAATCAGGAGGTTATTGTAGGCCCTGTACAAATTACGAATCCGGAAAAAGGCGATGACCTCTATCTGACGATTAATCGAGGTGTTCAGCAAACAACAGAGCAGGCGATTATGGATCAGATTAAGAAAATCAGTACCTCATCCATATCTGCTGAACGTGCGCCTTATGCAAAAATTGGTTTTGCAGTAGCGATGGAGGTAGAGACCGGTAAAGTAATTGCAATGGCCAGTATGCCGGACTATGATCCGAATATTTGGGCGGGCGGCAGCATTAGCCAGAAGGATTATGACAACATTGAGAATGTCGTTAATAATGGAACCATTACAGAGATATATCCGAAATATGATTCGGATGAGGAGCGTAAAAGCCATCCCTCTTCACTCGTTCCACCGGGATCGACGCTTAAGCCGCTTTCCGTTTTGATTGGTTTAAATGAGGGTTTGTTTACAACAGAGTCTATTTACAACGATACGGGTTTATTTACTTTTGGTAAAGCAGGGCATGAGGTACCCATTCGAAATGCTGGTGGACACGTCTATGGGGCGCTTGATCCTGCTAAAGCTATTGAGAAATCCTCCAATCCCTTTATGGCGGCGATGATTGGCAGCAGGCTGAACCAAAAATATCCGGGTATTGAGGGTATTGATATTTGGGACAAATACATGAAGGAATTTGGCCTGGGTGTATCAACAGAAAGTGGACTTCGCATGGAGAAAAAAGGCAGCGTCGATTATTACCATGAGTTTGAGACGGCAAGTGCGCAATCCGCGCTCATTCGTGCCTCGTTCGGTCAACAGGCTCGTTATACAGCCTTGCAGCTGGCACAGTATGTTACGATGCTTGCTAATCATGGCAAGCGGATGAAGCCGCAATTTGTCAATGAGATTAAAGATTCCGAAGGCAATGTGGTGCAAGCCTTTGAGCCCGTGGTGCTCAATACAGTCGAATTTCCTGATGCTTATTGGAAAGAAATAGAAAAAGGCATGGGCAAGGTCGGCGTGCAAGGCTTCGATGGCGTAAGCTATACCTTTAATCGTAAAACAGGGACAGCACAATCGTCCGTTAAAGGCAGAACGGCGGATAACGGTGTATTTATCGCTTATGCCCCTGCTGACAAACCGAAGCTTGCAGTTGCCGTCATTATGCCGGACGGCGGTTTTGGCGGCTGGGCGGCAGCGCCGGTTGCCCGTAAAATTTTTGACGCTTATGATTATGAGATTGGCCTGAATGGTGTTCCGGGGAAGGCAAAGGATGCCGTGGCTTCGACAGATACAAATGCTGCCGGAACGGAAGCAACGGTGCAATAA
- a CDS encoding MFS transporter, producing the protein MKTAIWLYFFLFVAFFDLHAQYPILTPFAISLGAAPSFIGLMMGMYSITHLPGNLIAGYGVDRFGSRLFIVFSLLGAGIILLFQAGVTNPWQLLVLRSISGFVLAFLSPACLALLARMTSNRTEQGKLMAGNGLVHTLATVISPAAGAYMVAKIGFTTAFYMLGWILIVTAICALFFIRDIPAADVPATPAGVQPQKLAFPAAADSKSVSWLIYILPVGISCAQGILSFELPLMATTTAGMLTTGLLFSVVSLGALITLSMLFLNRFSAYRRTLWGALALALIYFSIAADSPLPFAVMLLMVGMAKGIVIPAISILLIELSGGARYGRTFSTLSIAYSIGAFLGPMLAGQLRSYMSPYYIAFLVLMLAVSILPFHRRSPLVTQTHFTA; encoded by the coding sequence ATGAAAACCGCCATCTGGCTCTATTTTTTTCTGTTCGTCGCTTTTTTTGATTTGCATGCGCAATATCCAATTTTGACGCCTTTCGCCATTTCGCTTGGCGCAGCGCCCTCGTTCATCGGGCTGATGATGGGCATGTACTCGATTACGCATCTGCCCGGCAACCTTATTGCCGGCTATGGCGTTGATCGCTTTGGCAGCAGGCTGTTTATCGTCTTCAGCTTGCTTGGAGCAGGGATCATCCTCTTATTTCAAGCGGGGGTGACGAATCCTTGGCAGCTGCTTGTCCTTCGCTCTATCAGCGGCTTCGTGCTCGCCTTCCTCTCACCGGCATGTCTGGCTTTGCTTGCTCGGATGACGAGCAACCGTACCGAGCAGGGCAAGCTTATGGCCGGCAACGGGCTCGTACATACGCTGGCGACCGTCATTTCACCAGCAGCCGGCGCTTATATGGTAGCCAAAATCGGCTTCACCACCGCTTTTTATATGCTGGGCTGGATTTTAATCGTAACTGCGATATGCGCGCTGTTTTTCATCCGCGATATCCCGGCAGCTGACGTCCCTGCCACTCCTGCCGGCGTTCAGCCCCAAAAGCTGGCTTTCCCGGCGGCTGCCGATTCGAAGTCCGTATCTTGGCTCATTTATATATTGCCGGTTGGCATCAGCTGCGCACAGGGCATACTCTCCTTCGAGCTGCCGCTCATGGCGACAACGACCGCTGGCATGCTGACGACGGGCTTGCTTTTTTCAGTTGTCAGCCTCGGCGCTCTCATTACGCTCAGCATGCTGTTTCTCAACCGCTTCTCCGCCTATCGCCGTACGCTGTGGGGAGCGCTCGCGCTGGCTTTGATTTATTTCAGCATCGCCGCTGATTCGCCGCTGCCCTTCGCCGTTATGCTGCTGATGGTAGGCATGGCAAAAGGTATCGTCATTCCCGCCATTTCAATCTTGCTTATTGAGCTAAGTGGAGGCGCACGCTACGGCCGCACCTTTTCCACCCTATCCATTGCCTATTCGATTGGCGCCTTCCTCGGTCCGATGCTTGCCGGTCAATTGCGCAGCTATATGTCGCCGTATTATATCGCCTTTCTCGTTTTGATGCTCGCTGTGTCGATTCTCCCTTTCCACCGTCGCAGCCCGCTTGTAACGCAAACCCATTTTACTGCATAA
- a CDS encoding SCO family protein → MDFLKKHSFKIAVLALCLGMGIYLLMTNVFKPEKPMPVLQEAPAFELTDLDGNKVTKESTNGKARLVYFYFANCPDVCPPTTFLLSQVQEGLEKEGILGTDAEMISITFDPERDTTEVIKAFAERNYAKLNEGWMFLRGDDPQAAIKLAQDFGASAIKDKEGTGFTHMNVITLVDKTGQIRKWIAANNEELTPESIVADMKRLAKE, encoded by the coding sequence ATGGATTTTCTGAAAAAGCATAGCTTCAAAATTGCGGTGCTGGCACTTTGCTTGGGCATGGGCATATATTTATTAATGACCAATGTTTTTAAACCGGAAAAGCCAATGCCGGTTCTGCAAGAAGCGCCAGCCTTCGAGCTAACGGATTTGGACGGCAATAAAGTGACGAAGGAGTCGACGAACGGCAAAGCAAGATTGGTTTATTTTTATTTTGCCAATTGCCCGGACGTATGTCCGCCAACGACATTCCTACTGTCTCAGGTGCAGGAAGGCTTGGAGAAAGAGGGCATACTTGGAACGGATGCCGAAATGATCTCGATTACATTCGATCCTGAGCGTGATACAACCGAGGTTATTAAGGCGTTCGCGGAGCGAAATTATGCCAAGCTGAATGAAGGCTGGATGTTTTTGCGAGGGGATGATCCGCAGGCGGCCATCAAGCTTGCTCAGGATTTTGGCGCGAGTGCCATTAAGGACAAAGAGGGAACCGGCTTTACACATATGAATGTGATTACTCTGGTGGACAAAACAGGCCAGATTCGCAAGTGGATTGCTGCAAACAATGAGGAATTGACGCCGGAAAGCATCGTTGCTGATATGAAGCGGCTTGCTAAGGAATAG
- a CDS encoding metal-dependent hydrolase has protein sequence MDTGTHLVIGIGLAGLATIDPVIAADSTLHTAVLIGTVVGSQAPDADMLLRLKGNASYIRNHRGLSHSIPAIAIWTVVITGLLELFYHGSLPLLRVGGWVLLAVCIHVLSDLFNAYGTQAMRPFTEKWISWNIIHIFDPVIFITHIVAILLWAIGAISPTIIFPILYLFTAAYFVWRTIAQRSIMRRLPDLDKEHQSADGYVLIPTVSLSIWNVVKQMKDGSFAVGDLRNGSLRWVDRVKCSDHPAAVRSKSDPAIRSFLYLTKFACADVTEHEWGYEVRWSDVRYRHRKQYPFLGVLLMDKEYKTLGSYVGWLSDERLMKRLRMNTY, from the coding sequence GTGGATACAGGAACACACTTAGTTATAGGCATCGGCCTTGCAGGCCTTGCGACCATTGACCCCGTAATTGCAGCTGATTCAACGCTGCATACGGCAGTTTTGATTGGAACGGTTGTTGGCTCGCAAGCTCCAGATGCCGATATGCTGCTGCGCCTAAAGGGCAATGCCAGCTATATTCGCAATCATCGCGGACTTTCACACTCGATTCCTGCAATAGCCATTTGGACCGTCGTTATTACCGGCTTGCTGGAACTGTTTTACCATGGCAGCCTGCCATTGCTCCGTGTAGGAGGCTGGGTGCTTCTCGCCGTATGCATCCATGTGCTGAGCGATCTATTTAATGCTTATGGCACACAAGCGATGCGGCCTTTCACGGAAAAATGGATTTCATGGAACATTATACACATTTTTGATCCCGTGATCTTCATTACCCACATTGTTGCTATTTTACTGTGGGCTATCGGGGCAATAAGCCCAACGATTATTTTTCCGATTCTTTATTTGTTTACAGCCGCTTATTTTGTATGGCGAACGATTGCACAGCGGAGCATTATGCGGAGGCTGCCTGACTTGGATAAGGAACATCAATCGGCAGACGGATATGTGCTCATTCCAACCGTATCGCTCAGCATATGGAATGTGGTCAAGCAAATGAAGGATGGCAGCTTTGCCGTTGGCGATTTGCGAAATGGCTCGCTTCGCTGGGTCGATAGGGTAAAATGCTCCGATCATCCCGCGGCGGTCAGATCCAAAAGCGATCCCGCGATTCGCTCCTTCCTGTACTTAACCAAATTTGCCTGCGCCGATGTCACCGAGCATGAATGGGGCTATGAGGTGCGTTGGTCTGATGTCCGCTACAGACATCGCAAGCAGTACCCTTTTCTAGGCGTCCTATTAATGGATAAGGAATATAAAACTTTAGGCTCCTACGTTGGCTGGCTGAGCGACGAACGGTTAATGAAGCGGCTGCGAATGAATACTTATTAA
- a CDS encoding zinc ABC transporter substrate-binding protein, with translation MKKQRKMNSALKRLIMTLMFLALSAVVLAGCASGSGSETANGDGKLKITATTGMIANVAAEVGGDDVVVTGLMGSGIDPHLYKASQGDVKKLDQADIIFYNGLHLEGKMGEMFEKLEKLKPTVAVSSQIPQSELHGNPNGDSTTHDPHIWFNVKLWMSATEVIRDTLMEKDPANEAGYKERAEAYLAKLEELDQYAREQMATIPEKGRILVTAHDAFGYFGAAYGLEVTGLQGMNTMSEYGSKDVSELRDFLVEKQIKAVFIESSVPRKSIDSVIEGAQKLGHVVTIGGELFSDAMGDPGTVEGTYIGMVKHNVDTIVNALK, from the coding sequence ATGAAGAAGCAGCGTAAAATGAATTCGGCGTTGAAGCGGTTAATTATGACGTTAATGTTTTTGGCATTATCCGCAGTTGTATTAGCAGGATGTGCAAGCGGCAGCGGCAGTGAGACGGCAAACGGAGATGGAAAACTAAAAATCACGGCGACGACCGGAATGATTGCTAATGTGGCGGCAGAGGTCGGAGGAGACGACGTTGTTGTAACAGGACTTATGGGGTCGGGTATCGACCCCCATTTATACAAAGCATCGCAGGGTGATGTAAAAAAGCTGGATCAGGCTGATATTATTTTTTATAACGGCTTGCACCTGGAAGGGAAAATGGGAGAGATGTTCGAGAAGCTGGAGAAGCTGAAGCCAACAGTAGCTGTCTCCTCGCAAATTCCACAATCGGAGCTTCATGGTAATCCAAACGGCGACTCCACTACCCATGATCCGCATATCTGGTTCAATGTTAAGCTGTGGATGTCTGCCACCGAGGTTATACGCGACACGCTAATGGAGAAGGACCCAGCGAACGAGGCGGGCTACAAGGAACGGGCGGAGGCTTACCTGGCGAAGCTTGAGGAGCTTGATCAATATGCAAGAGAGCAAATGGCCACGATTCCTGAAAAAGGAAGAATTCTCGTAACGGCGCATGACGCCTTCGGATATTTTGGCGCAGCTTATGGTCTAGAGGTCACAGGCTTGCAGGGAATGAATACGATGTCTGAGTATGGGTCGAAGGATGTAAGCGAGCTGCGAGATTTTCTCGTCGAAAAACAAATCAAAGCGGTGTTCATTGAATCCAGCGTGCCGCGCAAATCCATTGATTCCGTTATCGAGGGTGCTCAAAAATTGGGGCATGTTGTGACAATCGGCGGCGAATTGTTTTCTGACGCGATGGGCGATCCAGGCACGGTGGAAGGTACTTATATCGGTATGGTTAAACATAATGTAGATACAATTGTAAATGCACTCAAATAA
- a CDS encoding toprim domain-containing protein — MDIAIIVEGKNDKSRVRRVLDESIPIYCTYGTPGTEQLEKLKRQIAERHVYIFTDNDSSGKRIRGMLRDVFPDAEHIYTRRGYSGVEHTPEEYVIAQLEKAGLEEHILYPPPAPAPKD, encoded by the coding sequence ATGGACATTGCGATTATTGTAGAAGGTAAAAATGATAAAAGCCGCGTCAGGCGCGTGCTGGACGAAAGCATTCCGATCTATTGTACATACGGAACTCCCGGAACCGAGCAGCTTGAGAAGCTGAAGAGGCAAATCGCCGAGCGTCACGTTTATATTTTCACAGACAATGATTCATCCGGCAAACGCATTCGGGGCATGCTGCGCGATGTGTTTCCAGATGCCGAGCATATTTATACGAGGCGCGGTTATTCGGGCGTAGAGCATACTCCCGAGGAATATGTCATCGCCCAATTGGAAAAAGCGGGATTAGAGGAACATATTCTGTACCCTCCTCCCGCTCCTGCTCCAAAAGATTAA